One Tenebrio molitor chromosome 2, icTenMoli1.1, whole genome shotgun sequence genomic region harbors:
- the LOC138123052 gene encoding brachyurin-like: MKHIGVIGFCFALVWATPLQKVQSKTVPLKNIGPRIINGEEAALGQIPWQAGLYFLGNNITYWFCGGSVISEEWILTAAHCLVEVQEGYAFTGLVDLNNLDVGVSTDASYFVLHPNYNATTLDNDIGLVKIKVPLKFDENQAPIALSEDFLEDGTDVTLSGWGVLNDEGDTETANLNYVNLVVISNNECNEYYGDFVTDNMVCASSGTSTVKGPCNGDNGGPVVINATTNPVLVAIVSFISDQGCESNLPSGYIRTASYRDWIREETGV; the protein is encoded by the exons ATGAAACACATCGGTGTCATTGGCTTTTGCTTTGCTTTAGTATGGGCTACGCCCTTGCAGAAAGTTCAGTCCAAAACAGTACCTCTCAAAAACATTG GGCCTAGAATTATCAACGGTGAAGAAGCTGCATTAGGTCAAATTCCCTGGCAAGCAGGTCTATACTTTCTAGGAAACAACATCACCTATTGGTTTTGTGGTGGTAGCGTGATAAGCGAAGAATGGATTCTCACCGCTGCACATTGTCTTGTTGA AGTTCAAGAAGGATATGCCTTTACGGGACtagtggatttaaataatctaGACGTTGGTGTATCGACAGATGcatcatattttgtattgcaTCCAAATTATAACGCTACCACACTTGATAATGATATTGGTCTTGTTAAAATCAAAGTACCACTCAAGTTTGATG AAAACCAAGCCCCGATAGCTCTATCAGAAGATTTTCTCGAAGATGGAACTGATGTTACTCTTAGCGGATGGGGTGTGCTAAATGATG AGGGTGATACTGAAACTGCCAATTTGAACTATGTTAACTTGGTGGTCATTTCAAATAATGAATGTAACGAATACTACGGGGATTTTGTTACGGATAACATGGTGTGTGCCTCATCAGGAACTAGTACCGTAAAGGGACCTTGCAAT GGGGACAATGGTGGTCCAGTAGTAATTAATGCTACCACAAATCCAGTACTCGTTGCAATTGTTAGTTTTATCAGTGATCAAGGTTGTGAATCCAATCTTCCTTCGGGGTACATAAGAACAGCTTCTTACAGAGACTGGATACGAGAAGAAACTGGTGTATAG
- the LOC138123053 gene encoding brachyurin-like: MMQFLGFICFLMSVPWALPLEEGGSTLVPLKDIGPHIILGSDASLGQLPWQAALYLSNGTDSWFCGGSIISKVWILTAGHCVEGATTGLALTGVVNVSDHSTANEIYDMIVHEEFNSSTLENDIALVALSSPLKFDDNIKAVTLGTEYLDPNFRITVSGWGTKHDDEVELSQVLRYVTITVISNERCQEYYEEGAILDGMFCAMTSRGIIMGTCQGDSGGPAVIDAETNPVHVGIISFVSAHGCESGRPSGYTRTAHYRDWIKANSGI, translated from the exons ATGATGCAATTTCTgggttttatttgttttttgatgtCTGTACCCTGGGCTTTGCCCTTGGAAGAAGGAGGGTCCACACTGGTTCCACTAAAGGACATTG GTCCACATATTATATTGGGTAGTGACGCATCTTTGGGTCAACTTCCATGGCAGGCAGCTCTTTACTTGAGTAATGGTACTGACTCTTGGTTTTGTGGTGGAAGTATAATTAGCAAGGTTTGGATCCTAACTGCTGGACATTGTGTTGAAGG AGCCACAACGGGTCTAGCTTTAACAGGAGTTGTTAACGTATCTGACCACAGTACAGCGAACGAAATCTACGACATGATCGTTCACGAAGAGTTTAATTCTAGTACTTTGGAAAACGATATTGCTCTTGTTGCATTGAGCAGTCCGCTAAAATTTGATg ACAACATCAAAGCTGTTACTTTAGGAACGGAATACCTTGATCCCAACTTTAGAATTACGGTGAGTGGTTGGGGTACGAAACATGACG ATGAAGTAGAATTAAGTCAAGTTCTACGATATGTGACAATAACGGTCATTTCGAATGAGAGATGTCAAGAATATTATGAAGAAGGTGCTATTTTGGATGGGATGTTTTGTGCAATGACTTCCAGGGGTATAATCATGGGTACTTGTCAG GGTGACAGTGGTGGTCCTGCAGTAATTGATGCTGAAACCAATCCTGTTCATGTAGGAATTATCAGTTTTGTCAGTGCTCACGGTTGTGAAAGTGGTCGTCCATCAGGGTATACAAGGACAGCCCATTACAGGGACTGGATCAAGGCCAATTCTGGAATATAA